One Candidatus Paceibacterota bacterium genomic window carries:
- a CDS encoding phosphatase PAP2-related protein: protein MWQTYKTYFSDKKFIISFLSGMVLLAASLVTQFYISIYVNRSASSSVTDIILSNTRVYDVSVIFVWGAILLVAIGAFIALNKPNRAPFLMKSIAVFTFIRSVFISLTHISPFPTRVVIDSPFFNREVFNGIFTGNDLFFSGHTGIPFLLALIFWEDEMLRFIFLAFSVMFAIVVLLGHLHYSIDVLSAYFITFSIFHICKFLFKKDWKLFLKKEDETL, encoded by the coding sequence ATGTGGCAGACGTATAAAACTTATTTTTCTGACAAAAAATTCATAATCTCTTTCCTGAGCGGTATGGTGCTACTGGCAGCCAGTCTCGTAACGCAATTTTACATAAGTATTTACGTCAACCGTTCTGCGAGCTCTTCTGTCACGGATATTATCCTCAGCAATACTCGAGTGTATGACGTGTCGGTTATTTTCGTCTGGGGAGCTATCTTATTAGTGGCGATAGGCGCTTTCATAGCGTTGAACAAACCTAATCGCGCGCCTTTTCTGATGAAGAGCATCGCTGTTTTTACTTTTATCAGATCAGTTTTTATCAGCCTCACGCACATCAGCCCGTTCCCTACGCGAGTGGTGATAGACTCGCCTTTTTTTAATAGAGAAGTTTTTAATGGCATCTTTACCGGCAACGACCTTTTCTTTTCTGGACATACGGGGATTCCATTTCTTCTAGCTTTAATATTCTGGGAAGATGAGATGTTACGTTTTATTTTCTTGGCTTTCTCTGTTATGTTCGCCATTGTCGTTCTGCTCGGACATCTGCATTATTCTATAGACGTATTGTCGGCATATTTCATTACTTTCTCTATTTTCCATATATGCAAGTTTTTGTTCAAAAAAGATTGGAAATTATTTCTAAAAAAAGAAGATGAAACACTGTAA
- a CDS encoding PilT/PilU family type 4a pilus ATPase, translating into MDYKKELEDLILNVIHEGGSDLHLGVGRVPAIRVSGELIFLTKHSILTKEDVLGILGEILEKPQIDNFKENFEADFSYDFRGEARLRGNAFFQKGLINIVFRLVPKVQTIEQLRLPPILADLARKKQGFFLVVGPVGQGKSTTLSAMINVINNEQARHIVTIEDPIEHIYVPNKSIINQREVGIDTKDFHVALKEVFREDVNVIMVGEMRTPETISTAVTAAETGHLVLSTLHTNNASQTIDRIIDSFPGSQQDQIRAQLSSSLLGIFSQRLIPRIAGGLVPAYELLLNNNAVSNLIREKRTHEIDVVIETGMESGMVDLNHSLLELLRAGEISIENAYQNSFNPKGLERLI; encoded by the coding sequence ATGGATTATAAAAAAGAACTTGAAGATCTTATTTTGAATGTTATTCACGAAGGTGGTTCAGACTTGCATTTGGGTGTTGGACGTGTGCCGGCGATTCGTGTGTCCGGAGAACTTATTTTTCTAACGAAACATTCAATTTTAACAAAAGAAGACGTTTTGGGAATTTTGGGAGAAATTCTAGAAAAACCGCAAATTGATAATTTCAAAGAAAATTTTGAAGCTGATTTTTCTTATGATTTTCGCGGAGAAGCCAGATTGCGCGGGAATGCTTTTTTTCAAAAAGGTTTAATCAATATAGTTTTTCGATTGGTGCCTAAAGTCCAAACCATAGAGCAATTGCGTTTGCCTCCGATTTTAGCTGACTTGGCTCGTAAAAAACAAGGATTCTTTTTAGTCGTCGGTCCAGTTGGGCAAGGTAAATCAACTACATTATCTGCGATGATAAATGTGATAAATAATGAGCAAGCGCGCCATATAGTAACCATCGAAGATCCGATTGAACACATATATGTGCCCAATAAATCCATAATCAATCAGCGGGAAGTTGGTATTGATACCAAAGATTTTCATGTCGCGCTAAAAGAAGTTTTTCGCGAAGATGTAAATGTGATCATGGTTGGCGAAATGCGCACCCCAGAGACAATTTCCACTGCTGTAACGGCAGCTGAAACCGGGCACCTTGTGCTTTCTACTCTTCATACCAACAATGCTTCTCAAACTATAGATAGAATTATTGATTCTTTTCCAGGAAGCCAACAAGATCAAATTCGCGCTCAGCTTTCTTCCTCCTTGCTCGGTATTTTTTCTCAGAGACTTATTCCCAGAATTGCGGGCGGGCTTGTTCCGGCTTATGAACTTCTTTTAAACAACAACGCGGTTTCTAATTTAATTCGTGAAAAACGCACGCACGAAATAGATGTGGTTATAGAAACGGGGATGGAATCCGGAATGGTGGACTTGAACCACTCCCTGCTTGAGCTTTTACGCGCTGGGGAAATTTCTATAGAGAACGCTTATCAGAACTCTTTTAATCCAAAAGGTCTAGAACGATTAATTTAA
- a CDS encoding alpha/beta hydrolase produces MKESYLKEKGLYYRINTFEQNRPTLVFIHGLSGSSSVWIPYEKIFESKYNILTYDIRGHGKSKKYPSFSDYEIKRFAEDLHNLIMHLNISKLILVSHSFGTLIALEYTRLYGEKVLAGVLLSPIFNPNKKYAKKILRQFLKLTSILNLFPFNHRKGSHIDYTKHQNTTDWDIKRILADIPNTTLRVYLHCLKQCMLPKQEYALEQIKIPILFMHGKRDTLAVSDNSIILSRKIKDSEIILLPDTDHFFMIKDVKKTSETIESFIEKNKGVFS; encoded by the coding sequence ATGAAAGAATCATATTTAAAAGAAAAAGGTTTATATTATAGAATAAACACTTTTGAACAAAATCGACCAACTTTAGTATTTATTCATGGGCTTTCAGGTTCATCCTCTGTCTGGATTCCATATGAGAAAATATTTGAAAGTAAATACAATATTTTAACTTACGATATCCGCGGACATGGGAAGTCAAAAAAATATCCTAGTTTTTCCGATTATGAAATAAAAAGATTTGCGGAAGATTTACATAATTTAATCATGCATTTAAATATTTCAAAATTAATCTTAGTTAGTCATTCGTTTGGCACGCTTATAGCTCTTGAATACACTAGGCTTTATGGAGAAAAGGTATTGGCAGGTGTTTTATTATCGCCAATTTTTAATCCAAACAAAAAATACGCGAAGAAAATTTTACGACAATTTTTAAAACTCACTTCTATTTTAAATTTATTCCCATTTAATCATAGAAAAGGTAGCCATATAGACTACACTAAACATCAAAATACTACCGATTGGGATATTAAAAGAATTTTGGCAGATATTCCAAACACAACCTTACGAGTTTATTTACATTGTTTAAAACAATGCATGCTTCCTAAACAGGAATACGCCCTGGAGCAAATAAAGATACCGATCCTTTTTATGCACGGAAAAAGAGACACTTTAGCGGTATCGGATAACTCAATTATTTTGTCCAGAAAAATAAAAGATTCAGAAATTATACTTCTGCCAGATACTGACCATTTTTTTATGATTAAAGACGTTAAAAAGACATCTGAAACTATAGAGTCTTTTATAGAAAAAAACAAAGGGGTATTTTCTTAA
- a CDS encoding DedA family protein — protein MPSTSIISLILSLKYLILFPIVVLEGPLVMMVSGFLVKLGYLNFLYTYLVLVMGDLFGDILWYELGNVFGMRFVNKFGKFFNVAEQNILKVKKIFHKHSAKILFISKITMGFGFSLVTLITAGLVKIPIKKFIFWNALGELVWVAVLMSIGFYLGNFYLKVDSFLGKLGILSLIVIIFVVLVSITRYVRNKMPIDESL, from the coding sequence ATGCCAAGCACAAGTATTATCAGTCTAATACTCTCTCTGAAATATCTTATACTTTTTCCGATAGTAGTACTTGAAGGTCCCCTAGTAATGATGGTATCTGGATTTTTAGTTAAACTTGGATATTTAAATTTTTTATACACCTATTTAGTACTTGTTATGGGAGATTTATTTGGAGATATTTTATGGTATGAATTAGGAAATGTATTTGGAATGCGTTTTGTAAATAAATTCGGGAAATTTTTCAACGTCGCAGAACAAAATATATTAAAAGTAAAAAAAATATTCCATAAACACAGCGCAAAAATTCTTTTTATCTCAAAAATAACCATGGGTTTTGGTTTTTCGCTAGTCACATTAATCACTGCGGGATTGGTAAAAATTCCCATAAAAAAATTTATTTTTTGGAATGCTCTGGGAGAATTAGTATGGGTTGCCGTTTTGATGTCAATTGGATTTTATTTGGGAAATTTTTACTTAAAAGTGGATAGCTTTTTGGGTAAATTAGGAATTTTGTCTTTGATAGTTATAATATTTGTGGTATTAGTAAGTATTACTAGATATGTTCGTAATAAAATGCCTATAGACGAATCTTTATGA
- a CDS encoding GspE/PulE family protein, whose amino-acid sequence MSFLEELAKKGLINESQIGEINIRARKDHNGDIEETLVELGIGEDKILEAKGEYLGIPVRNVNSKEISFDVLKYISEDSAAHYHFVPLALKDGVLEVGVLDPENIQAIDALQFISTKLGIPFKIFLISKSNYESVMQSFKGLGSQVEEALKELGNEETINIKSVSEENLSKEIKNIKEGEEVKMVEDAPVIKIVAVILRNAIERNASDIHIEHTGEKVKVRFRVDGILHTSIVLPPTVYGGIVARIKILSKLRLDEKRKPQDGSFSANIDERKIDFRVSTMPAYNGEKVVMRILDSEKGVKPLDQLGLSEVNLNIIREAIKKPYGLILITGPTGSGKSTTLYSMMNELNKEESNIVSLEDPVEYHMLDINQSQVMPEIGYTFASGLRSILRQDPDIIMVGEIRDKETAQLAIQAALTGHLVLSTLHTNNAIGAIPRLVDMGIDPYLIAPTLIVSIAQRLARMTYPASRKEIPLEESVKKQIEEQFKDLPDEFKPKIGDKMYEVVPSTDCPSGTRGRIAIFEMFKIDKEMQAVILKNPTDVAIYKLARSKGMLMMKEDAILKSLQGLIPFAEVYNFSNESE is encoded by the coding sequence ATGAGTTTTTTAGAAGAATTAGCAAAAAAAGGTTTAATAAATGAAAGCCAAATTGGTGAAATCAATATTCGTGCAAGAAAAGATCATAATGGAGATATTGAGGAAACCCTCGTTGAATTAGGCATAGGAGAGGATAAAATTCTTGAAGCAAAAGGAGAATATTTGGGAATTCCAGTAAGAAACGTAAACTCTAAAGAAATATCTTTTGATGTATTGAAATATATTTCAGAAGATTCAGCCGCTCATTATCATTTTGTGCCTTTGGCATTAAAAGATGGAGTACTAGAAGTGGGGGTGCTTGATCCGGAAAACATCCAAGCGATAGATGCCTTACAATTTATTTCAACGAAATTAGGTATTCCTTTTAAGATATTTTTGATTTCTAAAAGCAACTATGAAAGTGTAATGCAATCCTTCAAAGGATTGGGAAGCCAAGTTGAAGAAGCTCTAAAAGAGTTAGGCAATGAAGAAACAATAAATATCAAAAGTGTCAGTGAGGAAAATTTAAGCAAAGAAATAAAAAACATAAAAGAAGGAGAAGAGGTAAAGATGGTAGAAGATGCGCCAGTAATAAAAATTGTTGCAGTTATTTTACGTAATGCCATAGAAAGAAATGCGTCTGATATTCATATTGAACATACCGGCGAAAAAGTTAAAGTGCGTTTTCGAGTGGATGGTATCCTGCATACCTCGATAGTATTACCGCCCACTGTTTATGGCGGGATCGTAGCGCGTATAAAAATTCTTTCTAAATTAAGACTGGACGAGAAGCGCAAGCCTCAAGACGGATCTTTTAGTGCGAATATCGATGAACGCAAAATTGATTTTCGTGTTTCTACTATGCCCGCATATAATGGGGAGAAAGTAGTTATGCGTATCTTGGATTCCGAGAAAGGAGTCAAACCTCTTGATCAACTTGGACTGTCAGAAGTAAACTTGAATATAATTAGGGAAGCAATCAAGAAGCCTTATGGACTCATCTTGATCACTGGTCCTACCGGATCTGGTAAATCTACCACCCTATATTCAATGATGAATGAACTTAATAAAGAGGAGAGCAATATTGTATCCTTGGAAGACCCCGTGGAATATCATATGCTAGATATAAATCAGTCCCAAGTGATGCCAGAAATTGGTTATACATTTGCCTCAGGGCTTCGTTCCATTCTTCGCCAAGATCCCGATATAATAATGGTTGGAGAAATACGAGACAAAGAAACAGCCCAGCTTGCGATTCAGGCGGCTTTAACCGGACACCTTGTGCTTTCTACTCTGCACACTAATAATGCAATCGGCGCGATCCCTCGTCTTGTTGATATGGGTATCGATCCATACCTTATTGCGCCGACCTTGATTGTTTCTATTGCTCAACGTCTGGCTAGGATGACCTATCCGGCTTCACGCAAAGAAATACCATTAGAAGAAAGTGTAAAAAAACAAATAGAAGAACAGTTTAAAGATTTGCCTGACGAATTTAAGCCGAAAATAGGGGATAAAATGTATGAAGTCGTGCCGTCCACCGATTGTCCTTCTGGAACACGAGGACGAATTGCTATTTTCGAAATGTTCAAAATTGATAAGGAGATGCAGGCGGTAATCTTGAAAAATCCGACGGATGTGGCAATTTATAAATTAGCTCGAAGTAAAGGAATGTTGATGATGAAAGAAGATGCGATATTAAAATCTTTGCAAGGATTAATTCCATTTGCAGAAGTGTATAATTTTAGCAACGAGAGCGAATAG
- a CDS encoding glycosyltransferase family A protein, translating to MKISLIICAYNEENYIKTCLEKAMENSSRKLHEIIVVDNNSTDRTKEIAEKIPGVKVVQEIQKGANFARQKGFEVSSGDILAFIDADNHIPKNWINILIKEFENNSELVCLSGPYIYYDFSKSKQFLSLLFWYFAYPVYLFVGYMAMNGNLVIKKETLKKIGGFDTTIFYGDDTNIARRASKHGKVKFKLGFVVYSSARRMHGQGMAKTTFIYILNFFSQVFTKKSVTKSYKDIR from the coding sequence ATGAAAATTAGTCTTATCATCTGTGCATATAATGAAGAAAATTATATTAAAACATGTCTGGAAAAGGCTATGGAAAATTCTTCTAGAAAATTACATGAAATAATAGTTGTCGACAATAACAGCACTGATCGAACCAAGGAGATAGCAGAGAAAATTCCGGGAGTAAAAGTCGTACAGGAAATACAAAAAGGAGCGAATTTTGCCAGACAAAAGGGTTTTGAAGTTTCCAGTGGAGATATTTTAGCGTTCATAGATGCTGATAATCATATACCAAAAAATTGGATTAATATCTTAATAAAAGAATTCGAAAATAATTCAGAACTTGTGTGCTTGAGCGGACCGTATATATACTATGATTTTTCAAAATCTAAACAATTTTTGTCCTTATTGTTTTGGTACTTTGCCTATCCTGTTTATCTTTTCGTAGGATATATGGCTATGAATGGGAATTTAGTAATTAAAAAAGAAACACTTAAAAAAATAGGCGGATTTGATACAACCATATTCTACGGAGACGACACTAATATAGCCCGTCGCGCTAGTAAACATGGAAAGGTAAAATTTAAGTTAGGTTTTGTTGTATATTCCTCTGCAAGAAGGATGCACGGTCAGGGTATGGCAAAGACAACTTTTATTTATATTCTAAATTTCTTTTCTCAAGTGTTTACAAAAAAGTCTGTTACAAAGTCGTATAAAGACATAAGGTAA
- a CDS encoding glycosyltransferase translates to MISIIIPTLNEEKIIEKTLLTLKELRDFDYEIIISDGRSKDKTIEIAKKHGAKVIVYEGMTRQTISHGRNLGASIASKELLVFLDADVEIPNINNFFKKTVKLFEEQKELTGLTTRIKIHKDVETLADKIILGAFDYINFFLNNVVGFGGASGEFQMIRASAFKELRGYNEKIAVAEDIDMFQRLAKKGKTRIEMSLKIMHPGRRAHKIGWPKLLFNWTINGLTVMTKKHSYHEVWEEIR, encoded by the coding sequence ATGATTTCAATCATTATTCCAACTCTAAATGAAGAAAAAATTATTGAAAAAACTCTTCTAACTTTAAAAGAACTTAGAGATTTTGATTATGAAATAATAATTTCTGATGGAAGAAGCAAAGACAAAACAATTGAAATTGCTAAAAAACACGGAGCAAAGGTAATAGTTTATGAGGGTATGACCAGACAGACTATTAGCCACGGCAGAAATTTAGGAGCGTCTATTGCATCAAAGGAGCTTCTGGTTTTTCTAGACGCAGATGTTGAAATTCCTAATATAAATAATTTTTTTAAAAAAACCGTTAAACTTTTCGAAGAACAAAAAGAATTAACCGGACTAACAACTCGTATTAAAATTCATAAGGATGTAGAAACATTGGCTGATAAAATAATTTTAGGGGCATTTGATTATATTAATTTCTTTTTAAATAATGTTGTTGGTTTTGGTGGAGCAAGCGGTGAATTTCAAATGATCAGAGCTTCGGCTTTTAAAGAACTCAGGGGATATAATGAAAAAATAGCCGTGGCAGAAGATATTGATATGTTTCAACGTTTGGCAAAAAAGGGTAAAACAAGGATAGAAATGTCACTCAAAATTATGCATCCAGGTAGAAGGGCGCATAAAATAGGCTGGCCTAAATTACTTTTTAATTGGACTATAAATGGACTAACAGTCATGACAAAAAAACATTCTTATCATGAAGTTTGGGAAGAAATTCGTTAA
- a CDS encoding response regulator, whose product MESEKKKILIVDDDSFLLDMYALKFSQNNFEVYTASNGVHALEKLKGGLSPDILLIDIIMPEMDGFETLTQINAEKLCPNSVKIILSNKSEQKDIDEGNKLGVVGYIVKANFTPGEVIEQVEKILEQKNHGSR is encoded by the coding sequence ATGGAAAGTGAAAAAAAGAAAATTTTAATAGTCGATGACGATAGTTTCCTTTTAGATATGTATGCGCTTAAATTCAGCCAAAATAATTTTGAAGTTTACACTGCAAGCAATGGTGTTCATGCATTAGAAAAACTCAAAGGGGGACTATCTCCCGATATTCTTTTGATTGATATAATTATGCCGGAAATGGACGGTTTTGAAACCTTAACTCAAATAAATGCGGAGAAGTTGTGTCCAAATTCTGTAAAAATAATTTTATCCAATAAAAGTGAACAAAAAGATATAGATGAAGGCAACAAATTGGGGGTAGTGGGTTATATTGTGAAAGCAAATTTCACTCCAGGAGAAGTTATTGAACAAGTTGAAAAAATTTTAGAACAAAAAAATCATGGATCCCGTTAG
- a CDS encoding adenylyltransferase/cytidyltransferase family protein — MSKIIGFTCGAMDLLHAGHVLMLKECKEQCDYLIVGLEIDPSIDRPYKKKPIEILEERMIRLQGCKYVDEIVVYNTEIGLYNLLKKINPDIRFMGADWKYKPNYSRDLLPNMKVIYNSRDHNFSSSDLRRRILLSNQ; from the coding sequence ATGTCTAAGATTATAGGATTTACTTGTGGCGCTATGGATTTATTACATGCGGGACATGTGCTTATGTTAAAAGAATGTAAAGAACAATGCGACTATTTGATAGTTGGACTAGAAATTGACCCATCAATTGATCGCCCTTACAAAAAAAAGCCCATAGAAATACTGGAGGAAAGAATGATTCGTTTACAAGGATGTAAATATGTTGATGAAATCGTAGTATATAATACAGAAATTGGCCTTTACAATCTTTTAAAAAAAATAAATCCGGATATTCGTTTCATGGGAGCAGATTGGAAATATAAACCTAATTATTCCAGAGATTTGTTACCAAACATGAAAGTTATTTACAATAGCCGTGATCACAATTTTTCGAGCAGTGATTTACGTAGAAGAATCCTGCTCTCAAATCAATAA
- a CDS encoding phosphoribosyltransferase family protein, producing MSFLDTILNVVFPTKCILCEEDGADLCLTCLRDAPSAERESAKWIFPLYDYRHLPIKKSLWLLKYKGKKRLASIFAEIIYEKILEELSELSVMENFSNIILIPVPLSPKRYWERGYNQAELICREIVRISKTRHLTPPASHSSPLQQSWRGAGGEGNINLQLENNILIKIKETEHQARIKDRRIRLKNLIGSFAIKSAEKNTSLIKNRNIILIDDITTTGATLSEARKVLKQAGARKIIAFTVAH from the coding sequence ATGAGTTTTTTAGACACCATCTTAAATGTAGTTTTCCCCACGAAATGCATCTTGTGCGAAGAAGATGGGGCAGACCTATGTCTAACCTGTTTGAGAGATGCGCCCTCGGCTGAACGCGAAAGCGCCAAGTGGATCTTCCCTCTTTATGACTATCGCCACCTGCCTATTAAAAAATCGCTGTGGCTTTTAAAATATAAAGGTAAAAAAAGACTAGCCAGTATTTTTGCAGAAATTATTTACGAAAAAATTTTAGAGGAACTTTCAGAATTATCTGTGATGGAAAATTTTAGCAATATTATTTTAATTCCTGTTCCCCTCTCACCTAAGAGATACTGGGAACGAGGATACAATCAAGCGGAATTAATTTGCAGGGAAATAGTTCGCATATCAAAAACAAGACACCTCACCCCTCCTGCTTCGCATTCCTCCCCTCTCCAACAAAGTTGGAGAGGGGCTGGGGGTGAGGGAAATATAAATTTGCAATTAGAAAATAATATTTTAATAAAAATAAAAGAAACTGAACACCAAGCGCGCATCAAAGATCGACGGATTAGATTAAAAAATTTGATTGGTTCGTTTGCAATTAAAAGTGCGGAAAAAAATACAAGCTTAATAAAAAATAGAAATATAATTTTAATAGACGACATCACCACCACCGGCGCCACCTTAAGTGAAGCACGAAAGGTTCTAAAGCAAGCCGGCGCCAGAAAAATCATCGCTTTCACCGTGGCGCATTAG
- a CDS encoding type II secretion system F family protein, which translates to MLFKYKAINEKGQNKEGEIDAPNRDMAISGLQHRGLVVISINEETEKKSFFQFSFFEKIRMKDVVILSRQIATLFEAQVSALKAFTMLANNTENKLLGHKLTQIVDDLQAGVSISGALSHHPDVFSDFYINMVKVGEETGKLNQTFLHLADYLDRQYSLTSKTKNALIYPIFVVITFFVVMTLMFTVVIPKLAVIIQDSGQTAPFFTQIVIVVSNLFVHYGFLILIFLILIGVWIWYLSTTVKGKIYLDDLKLSLPGIGDLYKKLYLSRITDNLSTMIESGVPIIRSVDITAQVVGSLAYKNILGDVADSLKSGLVLSEAFGKFPEQIPKIFVQMVQVGEETGSMGSILKNLTNFYEREVGAAIDTLVGLIEPAMIVVLGFGVGILLVSVLMPIYNMAGSIS; encoded by the coding sequence ATGCTATTTAAATATAAAGCTATTAATGAAAAAGGTCAGAATAAAGAGGGAGAAATTGACGCGCCCAATCGTGATATGGCGATTAGTGGGCTTCAACATAGAGGTCTCGTTGTTATTTCTATCAATGAAGAAACTGAAAAAAAATCTTTTTTTCAGTTTTCTTTTTTTGAAAAAATAAGGATGAAAGATGTTGTTATTCTTTCTCGCCAAATAGCCACGTTGTTTGAAGCGCAAGTTTCTGCCTTAAAAGCTTTCACTATGCTTGCGAACAATACTGAAAATAAACTTTTAGGACACAAACTTACTCAAATTGTCGATGATCTTCAAGCAGGAGTTTCTATTTCTGGCGCTCTATCTCATCATCCAGATGTATTTTCTGATTTTTATATAAATATGGTAAAAGTAGGTGAAGAAACTGGAAAACTCAATCAAACCTTTTTACATTTGGCAGATTATTTAGATCGTCAATATTCTCTTACTTCTAAAACTAAAAATGCACTTATTTATCCAATTTTTGTTGTCATCACTTTCTTTGTTGTGATGACCTTAATGTTTACAGTTGTTATTCCTAAATTAGCAGTTATTATTCAAGATTCTGGTCAAACGGCTCCCTTTTTTACTCAAATAGTGATTGTCGTTTCAAATTTGTTTGTTCATTATGGTTTTCTTATTTTGATATTTTTGATATTAATAGGGGTTTGGATTTGGTATTTATCAACTACGGTAAAAGGCAAAATTTATCTTGATGATCTCAAGCTTTCTTTGCCCGGCATCGGTGATTTATATAAAAAACTTTATCTTTCGAGGATAACCGACAATTTGAGTACTATGATTGAGTCTGGTGTTCCTATAATACGATCGGTAGATATTACAGCGCAAGTCGTAGGGTCTTTGGCGTATAAAAATATATTAGGGGATGTGGCAGATAGTCTAAAATCAGGATTGGTGCTCTCAGAAGCATTTGGGAAATTTCCAGAGCAAATTCCCAAAATTTTCGTACAAATGGTTCAGGTTGGAGAAGAGACCGGTTCTATGGGATCTATTTTAAAGAATCTAACTAACTTTTATGAGCGTGAAGTAGGCGCTGCGATAGATACATTGGTTGGTTTAATAGAGCCTGCGATGATTGTGGTTTTAGGTTTTGGGGTAGGGATACTTTTGGTTTCTGTCTTGATGCCTATTTACAATATGGCGGGGAGTATTAGTTAA
- the pilM gene encoding type IV pilus assembly protein PilM, with protein MDNPLKPLKNFFSGLGKLGSGGENSAVGIDIGSSAIKVVEIKLKEGKAVLETYGSIALGPYADIDAGGVTNLPVEKIVLALKEVLKQSDITSTSAALSLPIQSNLIFTIELPAKIDEKEIAAIVPIEARKYIPVPITEVSVDYFIIPKKEASFEEMNAEDAEKKKEKTNVLVVTTQNDAVAKYRSIVSACNLSASFFEIEIFSSIRANFEHELSPVLLVDFGASRTKLSIVEFGMVTNYHTIDRGGADITNSISKSLSISFSEAEKMKKEFGFFGNPAEKTLVDIIKVHIDYIFSETNNVLLGYEKKNNRTISKVIFTGGGALMKGLSEVAVNNFRAEIEIGRPFSKVGAPAFLEKVFSTIGPEFAVALGLALRKLK; from the coding sequence ATGGATAATCCATTAAAACCATTAAAAAACTTTTTTTCTGGCTTAGGCAAGCTTGGAAGCGGCGGAGAAAATTCTGCTGTAGGAATTGATATTGGTTCTTCCGCGATTAAAGTAGTTGAAATTAAGTTGAAAGAAGGCAAAGCCGTGCTGGAGACTTACGGATCGATAGCCCTTGGCCCTTATGCTGACATTGATGCCGGCGGAGTTACCAATCTCCCAGTAGAAAAAATTGTTTTAGCTTTGAAAGAAGTTTTGAAGCAATCCGACATCACAAGCACTTCTGCCGCTCTCTCTCTTCCTATCCAATCGAATTTGATTTTCACCATTGAGCTTCCAGCCAAAATAGACGAGAAAGAAATAGCTGCCATTGTTCCCATAGAAGCCCGTAAATATATTCCAGTTCCCATCACCGAAGTTTCAGTCGATTATTTTATCATTCCTAAAAAAGAAGCTTCTTTTGAAGAAATGAACGCCGAGGATGCGGAAAAAAAGAAAGAAAAAACAAATGTCTTGGTTGTCACGACTCAAAACGACGCCGTGGCCAAATACCGTTCAATCGTTTCCGCATGCAACCTCTCAGCTTCTTTTTTTGAAATTGAGATTTTTTCTTCCATTCGAGCAAATTTTGAACATGAGCTTTCGCCGGTTTTACTGGTTGATTTTGGCGCGTCCCGCACCAAGCTTTCCATTGTCGAATTCGGCATGGTTACAAACTATCACACCATAGACAGGGGAGGGGCGGACATAACCAATTCCATCTCCAAATCCCTTTCCATTTCTTTTTCTGAAGCGGAAAAAATGAAAAAAGAATTCGGTTTTTTTGGAAATCCCGCAGAAAAAACCTTAGTCGATATTATCAAGGTGCACATTGATTATATTTTTTCTGAAACCAATAATGTGCTGCTTGGATATGAAAAGAAAAATAATAGAACTATCAGCAAGGTAATATTTACAGGCGGAGGCGCCTTGATGAAAGGGCTGTCTGAAGTCGCCGTAAATAATTTTCGCGCAGAAATAGAAATCGGGCGTCCTTTTTCGAAAGTGGGCGCGCCTGCATTTTTAGAAAAAGTTTTTTCGACTATTGGTCCAGAATTTGCAGTTGCTTTGGGCTTAGCCTTGCGAAAATTAAAATAA